ATCGACTCCGCCCGCGGGGTGTGGCTGGCGACGTCGCGCCGGGTCATGTCCTCGGCGTAGGTGGGGCTGCTGGCCAGCTTGGCGACGAGCGCGTCGATGACCTCGGCGGTCTGCGCGTAGTCGGCGATGATCGCCTCCGGGGTCACGTCGGCCACCGCGAGCGCCAGCGCACAGATCACGCCGGTGCGGTCCTTGCCCGCGGCGCAGTGCACCACCGCCGCGCCCCGGCCACCGGCGGCCAGCGAGCGGAGCGCAGCGAGCACGTTGTCCGTGCCGTCGGTCAGGTAGCCGAGGTAGGAGCGGACGGCGGGCGGCTCCCCCTCGTCCCCGGGGGCGACCTGGCGGGGGAGCACCGACTCCGCCCAGTCGGCCGGCAGCTGAGCCCAGATCTCCTCGTCGGTCTCCTCCGCGGCGAAGACGTCGGTGCGCCGGCCCCGCTCCGGCAGCAGGGTGAAGTGCCGGTGCGTGACCGCGTCGACGTCCCGCAGCGGGCTGCGGCCCTCCAGCAGGATCTCGGCGGTGGTCCGCAGGTCGACGACCTCGGTCAGCCCCACCTCCTCCACCAGCGCGGCGACGTCGGCCTCGCTGAGGGTCTGCAGGTTGTCGCTGCGCAGGACCCGCCCGAACTGCGTCGTCCCGCCGTCAGTGGTGGGCAGCCCGCCCAGGTCACGGGTGTTCGTCGTCCCGTCCAGGTGCAGCCAGCGGTCGGTGCGGGTGGAGGTCACGCCCTCGACCGTACGACGTCAGGCCGGCGCCAGCAGCTCCCGGCACACCGC
The Modestobacter marinus DNA segment above includes these coding regions:
- a CDS encoding tyrosine-protein phosphatase; translation: MTSTRTDRWLHLDGTTNTRDLGGLPTTDGGTTQFGRVLRSDNLQTLSEADVAALVEEVGLTEVVDLRTTAEILLEGRSPLRDVDAVTHRHFTLLPERGRRTDVFAAEETDEEIWAQLPADWAESVLPRQVAPGDEGEPPAVRSYLGYLTDGTDNVLAALRSLAAGGRGAAVVHCAAGKDRTGVICALALAVADVTPEAIIADYAQTAEVIDALVAKLASSPTYAEDMTRRDVASHTPRAESMRRVLELLDERWGGPVGWLEQHGFGADEQAALRSRLRN